Proteins found in one Vallitalea guaymasensis genomic segment:
- a CDS encoding NifU family protein: MKDKVEQVLDQVRPGLQSDGGDVQLVEVTEDGIVRVELQGSCKGCPFSQLTVKNFIEKALKEQIPEIKEVQAVN, encoded by the coding sequence ATGAAAGATAAAGTAGAACAAGTATTAGATCAAGTTCGTCCAGGATTACAAAGCGACGGCGGCGATGTACAATTAGTAGAAGTAACAGAAGATGGTATTGTAAGAGTAGAACTACAAGGCTCATGTAAAGGATGTCCATTCTCTCAATTAACAGTTAAGAATTTTATTGAGAAAGCCCTAAAAGAGCAAATACCTGAAATTAAAGAAGTCCAAGCAGTAAACTAG
- a CDS encoding GntR family transcriptional regulator, which translates to MQYNPSLPVYIQIKEDIIRKIRLGIWKENEKIPSELKLMEEYHSGRGTVREAIKLIIDEGYLYIKKGIGTFVAQREVGISIEPFVSLTYFIKMRGLNISTKILDKKEIIIDAEIAEKTGIKENTKCLFVKRLRMMDGRPIGLEVFHFVYEEENFFKDFNFENGISHYLFEELKVSVTKMNMDLEIVKAVGEEKELLQLNDDSKMMISNRVVYVNDKKDILYHLKFYCGEKLSKIGMDNFV; encoded by the coding sequence ATGCAGTATAATCCATCATTACCAGTATATATTCAAATAAAAGAAGATATAATAAGAAAAATACGCTTGGGAATTTGGAAAGAAAACGAAAAAATCCCATCAGAATTAAAGCTAATGGAAGAATATCATTCAGGACGTGGAACAGTAAGAGAAGCTATTAAGTTAATTATAGACGAAGGCTATTTATATATAAAAAAAGGTATTGGAACTTTTGTAGCTCAAAGAGAAGTTGGAATATCTATTGAACCATTTGTAAGTTTAACATATTTCATTAAGATGCGAGGCTTGAACATAAGTACTAAGATACTAGATAAAAAAGAAATTATAATAGATGCAGAAATAGCTGAAAAAACAGGCATAAAAGAAAATACAAAATGCCTTTTTGTAAAACGACTCAGGATGATGGATGGACGACCCATTGGGCTGGAAGTCTTTCATTTTGTATATGAAGAGGAGAATTTCTTCAAAGATTTTAACTTTGAAAATGGTATATCTCATTACTTATTTGAAGAACTGAAAGTTTCTGTAACCAAAATGAATATGGACTTGGAAATTGTAAAAGCTGTAGGTGAAGAAAAAGAATTACTTCAATTGAATGATGACAGTAAAATGATGATTTCTAATAGAGTTGTCTATGTGAATGATAAAAAAGATATACTCTATCACTTAAAATTCTATTGTGGAGAAAAACTCAGTAAAATAGGTATGGATAATTTTGTATAG
- a CDS encoding DUF6512 family protein, which yields MNDHKKVIIAEIVSAIAIILVGSLFHFLYEWTECTFIGIFSPVNESQWEHIKIMFYPVILVSIIEYFFVRYDVNNFVFAKAMSVLVFIGTTYLLIFLYECIFGEGEMVLHVVTYIIGAFVGQLVSYFILKSPKRSKCKNLIGYYIFLLLFLVITLFTFRPLQCDFFKDSTTGYYGIPPKS from the coding sequence ATGAATGACCATAAAAAGGTTATTATAGCTGAAATTGTATCGGCAATTGCAATAATACTAGTAGGAAGTTTATTTCACTTCTTATATGAGTGGACAGAATGTACGTTTATAGGAATATTCAGTCCAGTTAATGAAAGCCAGTGGGAACATATCAAAATAATGTTTTATCCTGTTATTTTAGTAAGCATCATTGAATATTTTTTCGTAAGATATGATGTTAATAATTTTGTGTTCGCAAAAGCTATGTCAGTACTAGTTTTTATTGGAACTACTTATTTATTGATATTCTTATATGAGTGCATTTTTGGCGAAGGTGAAATGGTACTTCATGTAGTAACATATATTATTGGAGCTTTTGTTGGTCAATTGGTAAGTTATTTTATATTAAAATCTCCAAAAAGAAGTAAATGCAAAAATCTTATAGGTTATTATATTTTTCTATTACTGTTTTTGGTAATTACTCTATTTACCTTTAGACCTTTGCAGTGTGATTTCTTTAAAGATTCTACAACAGGATATTATGGAATACCTCCTAAAAGTTGA
- the kal gene encoding 3-aminobutyryl-CoA ammonia lyase → MKSLIRVRMSCHDAHYGGNLVDGAKILQLFGDVATELLIKNDGDEGLFKAYDNIEFIAPVYAGDYIECEGQITGFGNTSRKMVFEARKVIRQRPDINDSAAEVMEESVVVCKASGTCVVPKDKQRK, encoded by the coding sequence ATGAAATCATTAATAAGAGTAAGAATGAGTTGTCATGACGCTCATTATGGGGGAAATCTAGTTGATGGAGCTAAGATTTTACAGCTTTTTGGCGATGTAGCAACAGAATTATTGATTAAAAATGATGGGGACGAAGGATTATTCAAAGCATATGACAATATTGAATTTATAGCTCCTGTATATGCTGGTGATTACATAGAATGTGAAGGACAGATTACTGGTTTTGGAAACACTTCAAGGAAAATGGTATTTGAAGCAAGGAAAGTAATAAGACAAAGACCAGATATAAATGATTCAGCAGCTGAGGTTATGGAAGAGTCTGTTGTAGTATGCAAGGCAAGTGGAACATGTGTAGTTCCTAAGGACAAACAAAGAAAGTAG
- the kce gene encoding 3-keto-5-aminohexanoate cleavage enzyme, whose amino-acid sequence MEKLIITAAICGAEVTKEHNPTVPYTVDEIVSEAEKAYKAGASIIHLHVREDDGTPTQDKNRFKECIDGIKERCKDVIIQPSTGGAVGMTNEERLQPIYLDPEMATLDCGTCNFGGDDIFVNTENTIIEFAEKIYGLGIKPEIEVFDKGMVDMALRLYKKGILKAPLHFNFVLGVNGGIAATPRDLIYLVDSIPDDATYTVTGIGRNEFNMATISIIMGGHVRVGYEDNIYMKKGVLANSNGELVEKVVTLAKELGREIATPDEARKILGIG is encoded by the coding sequence ATGGAAAAATTAATAATTACAGCAGCTATTTGCGGAGCAGAAGTTACCAAGGAACATAATCCTACTGTACCTTACACTGTGGATGAAATTGTAAGTGAAGCCGAGAAAGCTTACAAAGCTGGAGCAAGTATCATTCATCTACATGTAAGAGAAGATGATGGAACTCCTACACAAGATAAAAATAGATTCAAAGAATGCATAGATGGTATAAAAGAAAGATGCAAAGATGTAATCATTCAACCATCCACTGGTGGGGCAGTAGGGATGACAAATGAAGAGAGATTACAGCCAATATATCTTGATCCTGAGATGGCAACACTGGATTGTGGAACTTGTAATTTTGGTGGTGACGATATTTTTGTTAACACTGAAAACACAATAATAGAGTTTGCAGAAAAAATCTATGGTCTAGGTATAAAGCCTGAAATAGAGGTTTTTGACAAAGGTATGGTTGATATGGCACTTAGATTATACAAAAAAGGTATTCTAAAAGCGCCACTCCATTTTAACTTTGTATTAGGAGTTAACGGAGGAATAGCCGCAACACCTAGAGATTTAATATACTTAGTGGACAGTATTCCAGATGATGCAACTTATACAGTAACTGGTATAGGACGAAATGAGTTCAACATGGCTACTATAAGTATTATTATGGGTGGACACGTTAGAGTAGGTTATGAGGATAATATTTACATGAAAAAAGGTGTGTTAGCAAATTCCAATGGAGAGCTTGTGGAAAAAGTAGTGACGTTAGCGAAAGAACTTGGAAGAGAAATTGCAACTCCTGATGAAGCAAGAAAAATATTAGGTATAGGTTAA
- a CDS encoding CoA transferase subunit A, giving the protein MNKLVSKDDLKPLLKDGSVIMVGGFLGCGTPETIIDLIIEMGIKDLTIIGNDTSYEDKGIGRLIVNRQVKKVITSHIGTNPVTGELMNSGELEVELSPQGTLIERIRAGGFGLGGVLTPTGVGTLVEEGKEIIKVKDKEYLLEMPLRADIAIVRGSVVDKFGNTIYKGTTRNFNPMIAMAADTVIVEAEELVETGELDKDSIITPGVVVDYIIN; this is encoded by the coding sequence GTGAATAAATTAGTTAGTAAAGACGATTTAAAGCCTTTGTTAAAAGATGGTTCAGTCATTATGGTGGGTGGTTTCCTAGGATGTGGTACCCCAGAAACGATTATTGACTTAATAATTGAAATGGGAATCAAAGACCTTACAATAATTGGTAACGATACTAGTTATGAAGATAAAGGTATTGGTAGGTTAATAGTCAATAGACAGGTTAAAAAAGTGATAACATCACATATTGGAACTAACCCTGTTACTGGAGAATTAATGAATAGTGGCGAGCTAGAAGTAGAGTTGTCACCACAAGGAACTCTTATTGAGAGAATAAGAGCAGGTGGATTTGGATTAGGTGGAGTTCTTACTCCTACAGGAGTCGGTACTTTAGTTGAAGAAGGCAAAGAAATTATAAAAGTTAAAGATAAGGAATATTTACTTGAAATGCCTCTAAGAGCTGATATAGCAATTGTTCGAGGAAGTGTTGTTGATAAATTCGGCAATACAATTTATAAAGGAACTACAAGAAACTTTAATCCCATGATAGCTATGGCAGCTGATACTGTTATAGTAGAAGCCGAAGAATTAGTTGAGACAGGCGAACTTGATAAAGATAGTATTATAACACCAGGTGTTGTGGTTGACTACATAATTAACTAA
- a CDS encoding 3-oxoacid CoA-transferase subunit B: protein MIDKKLGKEIIAKRVAKELKSGQLVNLGIGLPTKIANYIPEGIEVSFQSENGMTGMGKLSPEESENKDIINAGGGYVSVLPDGAFFDTSFSFGLIRGGHVDLTVLGALEVDKMGNLASWIIPGKLVPGMGGAMDLVTGAKKVIIAMLHTAKGTPKILDECTLPLTAKGVIDLIVTELGVMEVTDKGIVLKEINKDTTIEEIKSLTACELIIDDNLQVMEV, encoded by the coding sequence TTGATAGATAAAAAGTTAGGTAAAGAAATAATTGCTAAGAGAGTAGCAAAAGAATTGAAGAGTGGTCAGCTGGTTAATCTGGGTATTGGTCTTCCTACTAAAATAGCCAACTATATTCCAGAAGGTATAGAGGTAAGTTTTCAATCAGAAAACGGCATGACAGGTATGGGTAAACTATCTCCAGAGGAAAGTGAAAACAAAGATATCATAAATGCTGGTGGAGGATACGTGAGTGTATTACCTGATGGAGCTTTTTTTGATACCAGCTTCTCATTTGGACTTATAAGAGGAGGACATGTGGATCTCACTGTTCTTGGAGCACTTGAAGTTGATAAGATGGGCAATCTTGCAAGCTGGATCATACCAGGGAAATTGGTTCCAGGTATGGGCGGAGCTATGGACCTTGTAACAGGTGCCAAGAAAGTGATAATAGCTATGCTTCATACTGCAAAAGGTACACCTAAGATATTAGATGAGTGCACATTACCGTTAACAGCAAAAGGAGTTATAGACCTTATAGTAACAGAGCTTGGAGTAATGGAAGTAACCGATAAAGGAATAGTGTTAAAAGAAATAAATAAAGATACAACAATAGAAGAAATAAAATCTTTAACTGCTTGTGAACTTATCATTGATGATAATTTACAAGTGATGGAAGTGTAA
- the kdd gene encoding L-erythro-3,5-diaminohexanoate dehydrogenase yields MRGCKYGTHRVIEPKGVLPQAAQKISNDMKIYDNEMLIDIQALNIDSASFTQIKEVCNKDKEKMKAMILEIIGKRGKMQNPVTGSGGMLIGTIKEMGSDLKDRDLKVGDKIASLVSLTLTPLKIEEILDIKMDIDRVEVKGTAILFESGIYAKLPNDMEETLALAALDVAGAPAQTRKLVKKDQTVLVLGANGKSGLLCCYEARKQVGENGKVIGMVRSESKREFLEETGFCHDIILADATNPTKVLEEVMKVTGGKEIDVAINCVNIPNTEMSTILPVREEGIVYFFSMATSFTKAALGAEGIGKDVNMIIGNGYSKNHADITLEDVRESKIIRDIFEKMYLN; encoded by the coding sequence ATGAGAGGTTGCAAATACGGAACACATAGAGTTATAGAGCCAAAAGGAGTATTACCACAAGCTGCACAGAAAATATCTAACGATATGAAAATATATGATAATGAAATGCTTATTGATATCCAAGCACTAAACATAGATTCAGCGAGCTTCACTCAAATAAAAGAGGTCTGTAATAAAGACAAAGAAAAAATGAAAGCTATGATACTGGAGATTATTGGTAAAAGAGGTAAAATGCAGAATCCAGTAACTGGCTCTGGTGGTATGCTAATAGGTACAATCAAAGAAATGGGAAGCGATTTAAAAGACAGAGACTTGAAAGTTGGAGATAAAATAGCTTCATTGGTATCACTTACTCTTACTCCACTTAAGATTGAAGAAATATTGGATATTAAGATGGACATTGACCGTGTAGAAGTAAAAGGTACTGCTATTTTATTTGAAAGCGGTATATATGCTAAGCTACCAAATGATATGGAAGAAACATTAGCACTTGCAGCACTTGATGTAGCAGGAGCACCAGCTCAAACTAGAAAACTAGTTAAAAAAGATCAAACAGTTCTTGTATTAGGAGCTAATGGAAAATCAGGTTTATTATGCTGTTACGAAGCAAGAAAACAAGTAGGCGAAAATGGTAAAGTAATTGGTATGGTTAGAAGTGAAAGCAAGAGAGAATTCTTGGAAGAAACAGGATTTTGTCATGATATCATCCTTGCTGATGCTACTAATCCTACAAAAGTATTAGAAGAAGTTATGAAAGTAACTGGTGGAAAAGAAATTGATGTTGCAATAAACTGTGTTAATATCCCAAATACTGAGATGTCAACAATACTTCCTGTAAGAGAAGAAGGAATAGTATATTTCTTCTCAATGGCTACAAGCTTTACAAAAGCTGCCCTTGGAGCAGAAGGTATTGGAAAAGACGTTAACATGATTATTGGAAATGGATATTCTAAGAATCATGCTGATATTACACTAGAAGATGTTAGAGAAAGTAAAATAATCAGAGATATCTTTGAAAAAATGTATTTAAACTAA
- the kamA gene encoding lysine 2,3-aminomutase: MGCKMEKSRRYEYYSNVSDSDWNDWKWQIKNRIRNVEELKKYLPLNESEEEGIKKCLQSLRMAITPYYLSLIDKNDENDPIRKQAVPNSLELHTSTVDFIDPLSEDAHSPVPGLVHRYPDRVLFLVTDQCSMYCRHCTRRRFAGHTDKELPMNRINTAIEYIANTPVVRDVLLSGGDALLLSDDKLESIIKKLREIPHVEIIRIGTRTPVVLPQRITDNLVGMLKKYHPIYINTHFNHPNEITKESKEACEKLADAGIPLGNQSVLLKGVNDCVFVMRKLVNELVKIRVKPYYLYQCDLTVGIEHFRTSVAKGIEIIEGLRGHTSGLCVPTFVVDAPGGGGKIPVMPNYLISQGHNKIVLRNFEGVITTYKEPNHYEPACNCEVCRHEKETHMVGVAELLSNNEKSLIEPEGLERKMRGYGHLEKTTAKVN, encoded by the coding sequence GTGGGGTGTAAAATGGAAAAGAGCAGAAGGTATGAATATTATAGTAATGTTAGTGATAGCGATTGGAATGATTGGAAGTGGCAGATAAAAAACAGGATAAGAAATGTTGAAGAGTTAAAAAAATATTTACCACTTAATGAATCAGAAGAAGAAGGAATCAAAAAATGCTTGCAATCACTAAGGATGGCCATTACACCATACTACTTATCCCTTATTGATAAGAATGATGAAAATGACCCTATCAGAAAACAAGCTGTACCTAATAGCTTAGAATTACACACATCAACCGTTGACTTCATTGACCCCCTATCAGAAGATGCACACTCACCTGTGCCCGGGTTGGTTCATCGATATCCTGATAGAGTGTTGTTTTTAGTAACTGATCAATGTTCTATGTATTGTAGACACTGCACTCGTAGAAGATTTGCAGGACATACAGATAAAGAACTGCCAATGAATAGAATAAATACTGCCATAGAATATATTGCTAATACACCAGTTGTTAGAGATGTATTGTTATCTGGTGGAGATGCCCTATTATTATCAGATGACAAACTAGAATCCATAATAAAGAAATTACGAGAAATCCCTCATGTAGAGATAATCAGAATAGGTACTAGGACACCTGTTGTGTTGCCTCAGAGAATAACAGATAATCTTGTAGGAATGTTAAAGAAATATCATCCAATATATATTAATACACATTTCAACCATCCTAATGAGATTACGAAAGAATCAAAAGAGGCGTGTGAAAAATTAGCAGATGCAGGAATTCCACTTGGTAATCAATCAGTTTTGCTTAAGGGTGTAAATGATTGTGTGTTCGTAATGAGAAAATTGGTAAATGAATTGGTTAAAATAAGAGTAAAACCATATTATTTATATCAATGTGATCTTACAGTCGGCATAGAACATTTTAGGACTTCTGTAGCAAAAGGTATTGAAATCATTGAAGGGCTTCGTGGACATACGTCTGGACTTTGTGTACCTACTTTTGTTGTTGATGCACCTGGTGGAGGCGGAAAGATACCAGTAATGCCTAATTACCTTATTTCGCAGGGTCATAATAAGATTGTTCTTAGAAACTTTGAAGGAGTTATAACAACTTATAAAGAACCAAACCATTATGAACCAGCATGTAATTGTGAGGTATGCAGACATGAAAAAGAAACCCATATGGTTGGAGTTGCAGAATTATTATCTAATAATGAAAAATCATTGATAGAGCCAGAAGGTCTGGAAAGAAAAATGAGAGGGTATGGACACCTTGAAAAAACTACTGCAAAGGTTAACTGA
- the kamB gene encoding lysine 5,6-aminomutase reactivase subunit KamB: MKKLLQRLTEYNSISIIGMDKNVGKTTTLNFIINKARGRYTLGLTSIGRDGEEKDMVTGTNKPKIYIGKNTFVATAKKCLMTSDVTMEIIDTTGIDTPMGEIIIIRSLSDGYIELAGPSVNNYMKDICIKLKDYGSDYVLCDGAVSRKTFASPTITDGTILCTGASLSNDINKVVYETVHTVNLLSIKENEDINLLNLLKENRDYKVCLVDKDYGIRNLPVLTALEASGDIVNNINEHTKYVVIKGIISDRLLQGIIGSTQLYKQIKFIIEDGTKMFVSKKEYDIFLRSGGTIEALKKINLIGVTVNPVSPYGYEFDKDRLKSLISGEINLPVYNVMDDEKY; this comes from the coding sequence TTGAAAAAACTACTGCAAAGGTTAACTGAATACAACAGCATATCAATTATTGGTATGGATAAAAATGTTGGAAAGACAACTACATTAAATTTCATAATAAACAAGGCTAGGGGTAGGTATACCCTTGGCCTTACCTCCATTGGAAGAGATGGAGAAGAAAAAGATATGGTTACAGGTACAAACAAGCCCAAAATATACATTGGTAAAAATACTTTTGTAGCCACAGCCAAGAAATGTCTCATGACAAGTGATGTAACTATGGAGATTATTGATACTACTGGTATTGACACACCAATGGGAGAAATTATAATCATTAGGTCCTTAAGCGATGGTTATATAGAATTAGCTGGACCTTCAGTAAATAACTACATGAAAGATATTTGCATCAAGCTTAAAGATTATGGATCTGACTATGTATTATGTGATGGTGCCGTTTCAAGAAAAACATTTGCATCACCAACGATTACTGATGGAACCATATTATGTACTGGAGCATCTCTGAGCAATGATATAAATAAAGTGGTATATGAAACTGTACACACAGTGAATCTATTATCTATTAAAGAAAATGAAGATATCAATTTATTGAATCTATTAAAGGAAAACCGTGATTACAAGGTATGTTTAGTTGATAAGGATTATGGTATAAGAAATCTTCCTGTTCTTACAGCATTAGAAGCATCGGGAGATATCGTAAATAATATCAATGAACATACAAAATATGTAGTTATCAAAGGCATTATATCCGATAGATTACTTCAGGGAATCATAGGAAGCACACAGTTATACAAACAAATAAAGTTTATTATTGAAGATGGTACTAAGATGTTCGTTAGTAAAAAAGAGTATGATATATTTCTAAGAAGCGGTGGAACCATTGAGGCATTGAAGAAGATAAATCTAATAGGAGTTACCGTTAATCCAGTATCCCCATATGGTTATGAATTTGACAAAGATAGACTCAAGTCATTAATTAGTGGAGAAATCAATTTACCTGTCTATAACGTAATGGATGATGAAAAATATTAG
- the kamC gene encoding lysine 5,6-aminomutase reactivase ATPase KamC, which yields MDNKIKEEIGFNYVLNELSINTPYGMAVKKKIRVYRKEEYNLLCNELDNVEKIITSLHRNKEAYSEIERTMMEFKDITNLVKRYNRNYILDEVELFEIKSFAINTQKLLSTYKNLDLVIDIKFQSMKSIIKLLNPENKTSHTFSIYNAYSIELEEVRTKKIKLEKLIFKEENQERIKLLKSERLDLVVEEEKLESSIKMCLSKKIYDYIDDIKHNIDAIGRLDMLIAKGRIAIKYLAVKPKILKEVNIWFKDMKNPKVINYLRENNKDYIPVSISLEKGVTVITGANMGGKSVTIKTMVLNLLLALMGFYVFAAEAKVAMMDFVYLISDDMQSISRGLSSFGAEIIKINEAIKDIKTGNGFIGLDEFARVTNPGEGVILLRSLCKFLKDYNTVSLISTHYDGIIDRDMKHYQVVGLKNVDENNLKNKINVDREDSTRIIQDKMDYRLEIVDEHCAVPKDAIKVAKLLGLDEKILDYTEAMIKNS from the coding sequence TTGGATAATAAGATAAAAGAAGAGATTGGTTTTAACTATGTATTGAATGAGTTATCTATCAATACTCCCTATGGAATGGCTGTCAAGAAAAAAATCAGGGTCTATAGAAAAGAAGAATATAATTTACTTTGCAATGAACTAGACAATGTTGAAAAAATCATTACTAGTTTACATAGAAACAAAGAGGCATATAGTGAAATTGAAAGAACTATGATGGAATTTAAGGATATAACTAATCTTGTAAAAAGATATAACAGAAATTATATACTAGACGAAGTGGAATTGTTTGAAATCAAGAGTTTTGCAATAAATACACAAAAGTTATTGAGTACATATAAGAATCTTGACCTTGTTATAGATATCAAATTTCAATCTATGAAAAGTATTATTAAACTGTTGAATCCGGAGAATAAGACTTCCCATACTTTTTCTATATATAATGCTTATAGCATAGAACTAGAAGAGGTTAGAACTAAGAAGATAAAGTTAGAAAAACTTATATTCAAGGAAGAAAATCAAGAAAGAATTAAACTACTGAAAAGTGAAAGATTGGATTTAGTAGTTGAGGAAGAGAAGTTAGAGAGCAGCATAAAGATGTGTTTGAGTAAAAAGATTTATGATTATATAGATGATATAAAGCATAATATTGATGCAATAGGAAGATTGGATATGCTTATTGCAAAAGGCAGGATTGCAATAAAATATTTGGCTGTAAAACCTAAGATACTGAAAGAAGTCAATATTTGGTTCAAGGATATGAAAAATCCAAAAGTGATAAATTATCTAAGAGAGAACAATAAAGATTATATACCTGTAAGTATTAGTTTGGAAAAAGGGGTTACTGTTATTACAGGAGCTAATATGGGAGGAAAGAGCGTTACAATAAAAACAATGGTTCTTAATCTATTATTGGCACTAATGGGTTTTTATGTATTTGCAGCAGAGGCTAAAGTGGCTATGATGGACTTCGTATACTTGATATCAGATGATATGCAGTCAATAAGTAGAGGTCTTAGTTCTTTTGGGGCAGAGATTATCAAGATAAATGAAGCTATTAAAGATATTAAGACAGGTAATGGCTTCATAGGATTAGATGAATTCGCAAGAGTAACCAATCCAGGAGAAGGAGTCATTCTACTAAGATCTTTATGTAAATTCCTTAAAGATTATAATACTGTAAGTCTTATATCAACACATTATGATGGCATCATTGATAGGGATATGAAACATTATCAAGTTGTGGGACTTAAGAATGTTGATGAGAACAATTTGAAAAATAAAATCAATGTGGACAGAGAAGATTCAACGCGTATTATTCAAGACAAAATGGATTATAGATTAGAAATTGTAGATGAGCATTGTGCTGTTCCAAAAGATGCCATAAAGGTAGCTAAATTATTAGGACTTGATGAAAAAATATTAGACTATACAGAAGCAATGATAAAAAATTCTTAG
- the kamD gene encoding lysine 5,6-aminomutase subunit alpha gives MMESKINLNMELVDDCRNAARNIATDTQEFIERHTTVSVERTVCRLLGIDGVNDYMVPLPNVVVDNIKKGEGLSSGAAVYIGNAMLKYSMTPQMVAEKVANEELDLTKIPMGDIFDIKLELDKTAKETVAKIRKNSNRREKLLEDFGDKTEPYLYVIVATGNIYEDITQAVAAAKQGADIIAVIRTTGQSLLDYVPYGITTEGFGGTYATQENFRLMREALDEVSIELGRYIRLCNYCSGLCMPEIAAMGAIERLDVMLNDALYGILFRDINMQRTMIDQHFSRIINGFAGVIINTGEDNYLTTSDAVEEAHTVLASQFINEQFALLAGLKEELMGLGHAFEMNPELKDGFLMELAQAQMAREIFPKAPLKYMPPTKFMTGNIFKGHVQNTLFNMVSILTNQKIHLLGMLTEAIHTPFMADRALSIENARYIFNNMHSLGEEITYKEDGIIQNRAKEVLAKTNDLLVEIEKEGLFKTLEKGIFAGVKRPIDGGKGLDGVIMKDREYYNPFIELMLDK, from the coding sequence ATGATGGAAAGTAAAATAAATCTTAACATGGAGTTAGTAGATGATTGCAGAAACGCAGCAAGAAACATTGCTACGGATACACAAGAATTCATTGAAAGACATACGACTGTTTCTGTAGAAAGAACTGTATGTAGATTGTTAGGTATTGATGGTGTCAATGACTATATGGTTCCACTTCCTAACGTTGTGGTTGATAATATTAAAAAGGGAGAAGGATTATCCAGTGGTGCAGCTGTTTACATAGGTAATGCTATGCTTAAGTATTCTATGACACCACAAATGGTGGCAGAAAAAGTAGCAAATGAGGAACTTGATTTGACCAAGATTCCAATGGGGGATATTTTTGATATAAAATTAGAACTTGATAAAACAGCAAAAGAGACAGTAGCCAAGATAAGAAAGAATAGTAATAGACGGGAAAAGCTACTAGAAGATTTTGGAGACAAGACAGAACCTTATCTATATGTCATAGTTGCTACAGGTAATATATATGAAGATATAACTCAAGCTGTAGCGGCAGCTAAGCAGGGAGCAGATATCATTGCTGTCATAAGAACAACAGGGCAGAGTCTTCTTGATTATGTTCCATATGGAATAACTACAGAAGGATTTGGAGGTACTTATGCTACACAAGAAAACTTTCGCTTAATGAGAGAAGCTCTAGACGAGGTTTCTATAGAACTAGGGAGATATATAAGATTATGTAATTATTGTTCAGGTTTATGTATGCCTGAAATAGCGGCAATGGGAGCTATTGAAAGATTGGATGTAATGCTTAATGATGCATTGTATGGAATACTTTTCAGGGATATCAATATGCAGAGAACAATGATAGACCAGCATTTTTCCAGAATAATAAATGGTTTTGCAGGTGTAATTATCAATACTGGTGAAGATAATTATCTAACTACTTCGGATGCAGTTGAAGAGGCACATACTGTTCTGGCTTCACAATTCATAAATGAGCAATTTGCTTTGCTTGCAGGATTAAAAGAAGAATTAATGGGACTTGGTCATGCATTTGAAATGAATCCAGAATTGAAGGATGGTTTTTTGATGGAACTTGCTCAAGCACAAATGGCAAGAGAGATTTTTCCGAAAGCTCCGTTGAAATATATGCCTCCAACAAAATTCATGACAGGTAATATTTTCAAAGGGCATGTTCAGAATACATTATTTAATATGGTTTCAATTTTAACCAATCAAAAGATACATTTATTAGGTATGCTGACAGAAGCCATACATACACCTTTTATGGCAGATAGAGCCTTATCAATAGAAAATGCCAGGTATATCTTTAACAACATGCATTCTCTTGGAGAGGAAATAACTTATAAAGAAGATGGCATTATTCAAAATAGAGCTAAAGAAGTTCTTGCAAAAACTAATGATCTGTTAGTTGAAATAGAAAAAGAAGGACTTTTTAAGACTCTTGAAAAAGGCATATTTGCTGGAGTTAAGAGACCTATAGATGGTGGTAAAGGATTAGATGGAGTAATTATGAAGGATAGAGAATATTATAATCCTTTTATTGAATTGATGTTAGATAAATAG